The genomic DNA CTATTTGAGAATCAGATTCCTGACCAACTGGGCTAACCCCAGatagttaaaagaaaatattcttcCGTCTAATCATATTCAAAAGAGAGATTACATCCGTTATATGTTCTGTTTACTGGCCTTATTATTTGTCTATTCTAACAATAACATTCTTTTGTttaaattagttgttattgctGGCGTTAGTGATCGAAGTTACGTATGCTGCTTACTTCTACCGTGTTCTATAATTTTTGACCTGCATCACATTTTTGTGTTCCGTAACACTTGCTCCTTAAAAGTGGTGAACAATTCATTACGATTGTATATGTTTCTTCGCatctcaatctttttttttttggtaaaattatCTTGtaattcttgttattttttacgGTTTGATGATCTGTCTTTGTTAATTGCTGTGTTTGGTCTTTGTTTAGCTTTCCTTTTGTTTCTTATCCTCTATTGTTTTAGTTCTGATTTCATCTAAAACTTTAGTATCTGCTTCATATGAACTTTTTCCTCACTTAAATGTAAATCACGGATGGAAACTGGGGACTTTGTAGGCTGTTTCTGTTTTCAACTTCTTCAATTTGCTTCGCTTATTTGTCGCTCTCtctctcttgaatcaaatagttgACTGATTGCAACTTTTTTtcaatcggtaaagaatttgatgctggcgagtttcgaactcagatcacTGATATGATCAACCAGTGACTTTATCACTATACTACAATGACTGATTGCAACTTTTGATGTTGCAGATTAAGGTACATTTGGAGTGCAAAAATAAAGTAACATTGATGGAGGTTAGTTGGTGGTGTTTTAGATTTGGTGCAAAAACAGATTAACACTGTACTGCTTTTCAAGGTGGACTTTATGCAAGAAGCGTTTTAGTTTGTTACTCCCACTGTTTTATATAGGTTTTGTAACGGAACCGCATGTCGAGTGCATCGTACGTGTCTTTGTTAGTGTTATATAGGGGTAATCCGGTTCCCAACCTCCTTGTTATTCATTTAGGTTAAGCATAATGGGAGAGGGCATCCTTTCCCTATCCCTCAAGTACAGCGAATGGATATGACTCAAAAGGCAGCTTCACTATGGTCTGTTTACATCCCTTCCCTACACTGCACTTAATTTTCTTATGGATAGTGCAAAACGGAAACTCAATTTCTgtttctttctttcctttttccaAATTTTATTTCAACGGGTTTAGATAAATATTTAGTATGGgtaaaaaaaatttgaagaaaaaaaatggagatatAATTGGAAATAAAGAGTTTTAGTGGaaataaaagagttaaaagtgaaaaccaagagtaaaaaaaaaactcagacgGATACTGAATATCCGTGTAAAATCACACGGAAACTGAGTTTTCGCAAAACAGCTTTTCACACGGAAACTCATTTCTAGGGGTGTCAGTGAATGAATATCCGTCAAATATTTGGAAATATGTATCTGATAGGTTAAGCGCTATCGGATattcgataatatcctataggatatcaaaatcagatatcgattccgataggctaagctatcggatatccgataatatccatTTCTGATAAAAAATGTTAAAAGCCCTATAAAACATGTTCACAATTGAAATTTAAGTTCGAGTTCTCAAACATTTCATATCAGATATTTTTCCTTACTCTTCTACTCGACTCTAATATGGttagggtaaatcacaaataaatccTTGTTCTATCGGATTTAACAATTCGGATGGAgcctaatccgattccgatatgttaaggaagaaatatccgatagaatatccgatctgatatccgataaaacggataaaatcctataggatctcgaatactcgaaaacggattccggatatcggacagatattgacaggcctactcATTTCCCTTCCCTACTTGGCAAAGTGGATCAGACCATAAGGCCTGATCTGCCTTGTAGGGAAAGGATATCCCTACATAAGTAGGAATACAGAAAACcataaggccaagcactatggtgcccCATTTCCCTTCCCAATCCCTCGTTTCTAGGGAAAATTCTAAATTGGCAACCACTGTGGTCTCCCATATCCCTACCATTCAAGGGAAATCTGAAAGATACTCAGTTTTCGTAAAGTAGTTGAGAGGGATACTCAATTTCCGCAGCATTTTATACGGTAACTGAGTTTCCGTAtttgatttttttagttttaccctaaaactttttttttcactctttttttttaatcaaaacttcttttttacctattatatctccTTTTCTTTACTCTAAATTATTTTTCTTTACCTGAACAAATATATTCCAACCGAAACAAAGTTGGTAGAAAAAATACGGAAACTACTATTTAtacggaaactgagtttccgtcACATATAGGGAAGGGATGAAAGGCCATCATAGTGGAGCTGTTTTGTAACCCATATCCCTTCCTTTTATTTGAGGGATAGCCGGATAGGGAAGGGGTGACCTATACCATAGTGCTTGGCATAATGGTTGGCAATTCATATTTTCCCCTACATTTGGAGGATAGGGAAGGGAAACGGGGCACCATGGTAATCGGTCTTACGTCGTACAGGGGTAACTCGGTTCCCAGTTTCCTTGATATTCATTTATCACTGGGAGTCTGGGAGACTGGGAGACTGGGACTCCAATTCCATGAGCAAAACACGCTAAATAGTTTACAACTTTTAATCTCCTTTACAGATTCTACGAATCACACTCGCAGAGGCTCTACACATTATAAGGCGTTTTCACTAGCTGTGTTATTCAGATATGTTGAGACATTTATTAGTTAGGGCAACAACCCAGAAACAATCaagacttcttcttcttccacagttGAATCAACGGAGGGAAATACATAGTAGGAATAAAAAGGCTATGGAATTAATAGCAAAAGGATGGAATGCTTTACAGGAAGTTGATAGAGTTATTGATTTTACTGAACCTACAGACCCACGTCTTCATCCTCTATTCAGAGTAAGAAAAAGATAAACAACCCCTTTCTGCTAACATCAATTTCAGGTTTATTAGGTTTAATCAGAGtgaaatgatgattttttttttttttttgtcatttttatCAATTTTAAGTTTTACTAGGTTAGGTTTATTAGGTTTAATCAGTGAAATGCTGATAGATAGTTCacattttttgggtttttgtgtgTAATAGActgcaaaacaaaattttgaactgGCTTTGGAGGTGGACAATTCGAATACTCATGCAAGGTATTGGTTGTCTAGGTTGCATCTGAAGTATCAAGCACCTGGGTCATGTAAAGCCATGTGAGTAAACCCCCTAAGGTTTTTGGTTTATTACATATTATTGATCTGTACAatattgataaaaatcaaggaaatgagatttgaatttgtgttttctgGTTATTCCTTTCCAACAGTGGAGCTGCTCTACTAGTGGAGGCGGCAAACATGGGTGATGCAGATGCACAATATGAGCTAGGTCGCCGTTTGAGAGTTGAGGTTAGGCTCTTCTTCCATTGCCTTGATACACGAACTACATTACAACTGATTTCATTTTAGTTGCCATTTCCTAGCATTACAGTATAGAATTTTAAGCGTGATATACCTCTAGCCAAGAACCCGAATCCAAGATGTTGGATTCCTTGGTTATGATGTGGTTTAGAGGTAGACACCAAATATGTAGATATTCAGTCTAGCATATGTGGTGTTATGATCTGGGCCAGGTTTGAGAATTGATGTGGTTGGATTCCTTGGATCATGATGTGGTTTAGAGGTAGATTTCAGTTATGCGGACACAAATCATGTAGATATTCAGTCTAGCATATGTGGTGTTATGATTTGGGCCACCGTTTGAGCAATGATGTGGTTGGATTCCTTGGTGTAGAGGTAGACTCCAATTATGCGGACACAAATCATGTAGATATTCAGTCTAGCATACGTGGTGTTATGATTTGGGCCGCCATTTGAGAATTGAGGTTAGGCTCTTCTTCTGTTGCCTTGATGCGTACACAGACTATATTCCAACTGATTTCATTTTCATAGATTGCCATTTCCTAGCATTACATTTTAAAATTTTAAGCGTGATATACCTCTAGTGAAGAACCCAAATCTAAGAGGTTGGATTGTTCTTGATGTGGTTTAGAGATAGGTTTGTAATATTCTACTGGTTGTAACTCCAAATATGTGGATAAAAATCATGTATATATTGAGCATGTGCCAAAACCAGCAGTCTAGCATATTTAGTGGTATATAGGCTTTTAGCACACTATATAAAGTTTCAAGGTATCCTGTAcatttctgtattgattccttcctctcttttttttggtTTGGGTTTGACAGAATCCTTATGTCCAATCAGAACAACAAGCTTTTCATTATTTGGAGAAAGCCATTGAACAGGTACGCAGCTTTCTTCGATTCACATATCATAGATAAAAATTCTTTCGGGATGATATTGAGCTTCATATCGTTGAACATAGCATGTCCTAATCACCTACTGACTTCTGATTTTCGTGTTCTAGTTGCATCCAGGTGCTCTGTATCTTATGGGCGCGGTGTATTTGACTGGGGAGTGGGTGAAGCAAGATATGGCATCTGCTTTGTGGTGTTTCCATAGAGCTTCAGAGAAGGTGATAAGACCTTGTTTTTGCATTATCACAACATTAATGACA from Papaver somniferum cultivar HN1 unplaced genomic scaffold, ASM357369v1 unplaced-scaffold_24, whole genome shotgun sequence includes the following:
- the LOC113341045 gene encoding uncharacterized protein LOC113341045; translated protein: MLRHLLVRATTQKQSRLLLLPQLNQRREIHSRNKKAMELIAKGWNALQEVDRVIDFTEPTDPRLHPLFRTAKQNFELALEVDNSNTHARYWLSRLHLKYQAPGSCKAIGAALLVEAANMGDADAQYELGRRLRVENPYVQSEQQAFHYLEKAIEQLHPGALYLMGAVYLTGEWVKQDMASALWCFHRASEKGHAGAAIAYGSLLLKGAEVPEAITKFNARSIPSSKAKKNNVAVPDEDSTELAKEQFEIAAKAGSDLGLIWLKRLEDEQKLKAAQ